A segment of the Paramisgurnus dabryanus chromosome 5, PD_genome_1.1, whole genome shotgun sequence genome:
ttaaaatgtatttattaaacaaTCATCAGAGTAAATTAATggtgtgtaaatgtttttaatcagatgtattttttatatttatgtaacaATGTTTGttgtactgtgtgtgtgtgtttgtgtgttgtaaCTCTGATGTAAAATTGCCTATGTAAACTCAGCTGCCTAACTTGGCCAGGACACTCCCGTTAAAGAGATTTTAATCTCAGTCAGTTCTATTTCctggttaaataaagtttttttaatacCTTTCAGTAATCATAGTGCCTTCCAAAACATACATGCTTATGCatatgctttaaaatataacattttatgaatgtaatataattaaaaaacagACTTTCAACAGTTTATTATTTGTATGAGTTTGGACATTATGTCTTTATTCAAATGTGACAAAGATATCAGATAAAAAGCCTCTGAACTGATTTCTCACATAATGCACATGTCACATATGAAAGAACAATGCAGTAACTTACTGCAAAATACATCCCGAATTCTGAAAATAAGACACTTTTtaaatttgaataaaatgaaaactAAAAGACTTTCAAATCACATGAAcctatattttattcacaacaGAACACAGAAAATTTGACACTTTGATCCACTAAATGAGCTAATTTCAAATTTGATGCCTCCTACAGGTCTTAAAATGGTTGTAATGGGGGCATGTTAACCATGGCTTAGCATCTCTTCTTCTATTCAAAATGGTTTGAAGATGTCTGGGCATCGAGATTTTGGAATTTTGGTGTTGGAAGTTTCCTGGCCAAGATTGGTACCCCCATACCATCAGAGATGCTGACTTTTGAACTGAAAGCTGATAACACACTGGAAGGCCTCCCTTCCTCTTTAGCCCAGAGTACAGTGTCATGATTCCCAACAAGAATGGAAAATGGATTTGTCTAACCAGAGACCACTTTTCGACTTTGAAATGGTCAATTTTATATGACTTTGGGCCAGGCCTCTTAAatcttctcttaaatgacaCTACACACGTTCTGCATTCTGACACCTCAGCCTCTGTATGGGTTATACCATGTGAGGGAGTTctcccctcccatagagttggttcggtccatagccCGTATTTTCCAAACTTGTCTCAGGTAGACTACTGATATctgggccggccctaccgtAACGTTACGTATGAGGCAGGATGGGTGGGAGTAAGAGGCCACGAGGGGCTGAAAAAGGCATtggaggaggatgctgccaaatgtgccaagCTTAacgatttattttcaagaggacaaacacTAGTGGCAACAGGTAAAGAGAGATAGGCCtatgattagcattagcaacatTCGGCTAATACTGTTGTCAACCTATTCAaaagcaaaatataaaatttaattaaaagccTTTTGTGTATCACCTAAGACATGGCAattcatagactttgcaaatattatgtaatttaatattGATAACAAAACTCAAACTTTATCTGTATATGCTGtaaaattactttatattattattttatttttattactaatatttttttgtaatgaaTAAGTgaattattattacatttttatttaacctttacaTTACTGGTTGAACCAAAAACTATACACAATAGCAAGAGCTGAACTGTTGGTTCATTTATACAGTTTGGAAAAAGTGCTAAGTTGGAATTACACCATggaaaagtgggccggtcttgggcctgaaactcccgggcCAAAAAGCGGCCCCCACTCTGGGATTGCAGGATTGACATGGACTGGAATGCGCACTTGTCAAGGAAGCAACCTGCACATGCGTTTTAGCCAATGTCATCGATCACATGTTTCCACAATGCACGATTACCATGACATCTGAGGAATTCCTCATTCTAAAGCACATATGCACAGCTGTCGCTCCCTCTGCTGTGCATGATAACACcaacattattaaaaaatatgcagagttGCATTGTGATTAACACCCTCTTGTATGTCTGATGACATGAGATTACATGTGAACCAAGGTTTGATTGGTTTGATAACAGCCTTAATTTACACCCAAGTCAATCTCAACAAGTTAATCTATACACACATTGGGGGAAGGGCAATTTAATATTTCCAATAacctaacctgcatgtttttagATTGCGTTAGGAAACCAGAGTACTAGGAGTAAACCCATGCTGACACAGGGGGGAAATGCAAattccacacagaaaggccacatGATCCAGCCAGGGCTGAGCAATAAATTGATACAAAAATTTTCCCACAGTGTGCAGAATTTTAATGAAGCACTTTATGAACAGCGCCATGATGAGTCTAATCAATGACAGTAAGTACAGTTTACACAGATAATGAATACATCCTTGTGATGAGTAAACATGGTTTTAATGTGAAGTTTATTGAGTGCCACATAGTGCCAGCAGAATCTTCTCATAATCTCCACTAGTTTCCTTCTGTAAAATCAAACACAGTTTACTTTAGGAGGCATACAGTATTTGGCAATAGGTTtacttaaattatttaaaaaggcATAATGAACAAGAAACAGCATCCACAACCAATTTTACTTCCATAATGTGAAATTTTCAAGGACATTTTTTGCTGGTACACAGTTTGGTGACTTTTGCTAAACTGTTGACACAGTGAGCACAACAGCAGTCTGTGCAAGTTAACTGTGGAtaatttttcatttgttttgatGCATGCATTCATTGACTACTACTTTCAAATGTCATGAAATCTTCTTATTTTGACGCTTTTTAAAGTTGTGGAGCATTTTGGTgaataatttcttttttttggacACAAAGCAAATAGAAGCAGAATGTGTAATAATGTCATATTGACTGTATTGTACTGTGGATTGACCACGCATTATAAGTTAAAGAGACTAACCAGAATCTGTTCCTGAAGGGTTTTTCCATACATCCTCTTGTACTCTTGAATGATTTTCAGCAGGTCAATTTCTGAACGACTCACAATGATTCTAGTCAGTGTGTCAGTGTTGGTTCCTAATCCCTAGAAACCAAATCCATGTTGAAATCAAAGAATTCCTACATAAAACATcctaaatatatcaaaatatgcACAGTACACAACTTTAAACTACAATACAATCCCCAAATTCTTTTGCAACATTACCTTCATAGCATGGTTAAGTTTTTCCGCAAACAGGGCGGGTTTGTTCCAAGCAGCCTTCACtgaaatataaaacatttatatttattcatatgcttttatccaaagcaacttgaaCTAGGTGCTTTTAGCATTTTGCTTTCAAATAACGTTATTGGCAGGGTACATGTGTAGGAAAGAAAACCTGGAAGCTCGGAATCACAAACTTTAATTAACATATCACAAGAATGCACAGACTAGCACAGAAACAGCACACAAGGTTATCCTAATGGCTTTCAGGTGAGGGTGGGGTGACCAGACACAGGTGAATGAGCATGGCGGATCCTGGAGAATGGAGTTTGTAGGGAAAAGAACTGGGAAAGACTAGGGAAACCGGCAAGAAGGCAGACTGGGACCTTGACAGGTATAAGGACCTGTGTCTTTTTGTGCATAAATATGATGTGAATTTGAACAGCCTCATTAATTTTGTATTGTATCTCTGTACCTAATCTTGGTGCATTAAGTTTTTGTGTTTGACTGGACCTGCCCTTAACACATAAAGCTAGCGAAACAGGCTTGTCTAAAAGTTTCAAACATGTCCTTATACAagcaacataaaataatttaaactaTCTAACTGTCTAATGTAAGCTTCTTGCAAACCCACATATGTACAGAAAGACTAAATGTAGTTCCTCACCAAGGACCATGAGACAGTCCTCAAGACTTCCGTGCAGCTCACCCGCCAGGTCTTTTGCTAAGCCGTCTTTGCTGTATTGCCCGTAAAACTTGAAAACTAAAGATAAATAATACTGTTATAGTCTCAAAAACAAAGTTAACTATaaccaaataataataatcttacATGTAccgtttgtgttttttttatcatacGTCTTTACTTACTTTTACACAACTGAGCTTCGCTCCTTGATGTGAGGACATCAATAAAGACAGAGCACACAGTGCCAATCCGATTCTCCCCTGCCTCAAACAGAGACTGAGACAATAACAGgtggttatttattattatgttggtaTTACATTTATTCTTTTGATTAATAATGCATAAAGTGTGTAGATAGGAGAATAGAGAGTAAGGGGTTTAGATCTAACTGCAGGTTTTTTAGTACGTCACAGGGCAATCATTCAAGGCTTCTTGAAAGGTAGGGATGTCTATATCACCTGGGTGCCTCAGGGCTCAGTGTTAGGCCCGCTCCACTTCTCAATATGCATAACCTAACTGTGCCAAATTCTATAATGGCACACATAATTTACTATTACTATATACTACCAAAGTCACTTACCATCTCTAATCAAGAGCTTAACACCACACAAGATTGATTTGCATGCTTTGCATAAAACTTCAAAGAAATTAAATGGGATATTTATGTTTGCAAACTATACCCACATTTCTAAATTTTGTCTCAGCAGGTTACAACCaaacattaattttaaatgtaaagaaACTAGATGAGTGTGTGTCAGGGACCATTGCAGGGAATTACTTTTGCATCGCTCTTTGCAAGTCCATCATCAATGTTATAGTCTTCACTCCTGGTACCctaaaagtattaataataacattttaCAATGCAATTAATAcacatatttagttttttatgcAGTGTGTATTTGTGTCATACCAAATGAAATTTTTACCTTGCAAAGGGCAACCAGTGTTTTCTCAAGATCTCCACTAGTTTCCTTTTTAATTATATCCTCCAGCAGCTCTCCATACGCTACAAAAAGGTAAACAGTTTACCAGTACACATGCATTCACAATAAAgatgcacatacagtatttagatattttttcttACTTTCTTTAAAAGAACGATTAAGTGCAGTAATCTCCTTGTTTGATCTGGTTCCCAGAATTTCACTTAAGACAGATTCCTTTGTCCCAAGACcctgaattaaatgtttttaataaagtattatagtACTGTagtaatgtattttaaaagagtttaataaaataatggttttactttacaataaggctgtatttgttaacattggtAAATGCTTTAGCTAATAACATGAACTAAAAAGAAGAAATATAGATTTAttcatcatgctaattcattgTTTAAGAACAAATTTTTAtagttacaacttttgatttaaaaaatgtactggtaaatgatgaaattaacatgaactaacaataacaaatgctgtagaagtattgttcattgttagttcatacattaactaatgttaacaaattcaACCTCACTGTAAAGTGATAACAAAATAATTAGTACTTCATACTTTTGTGGCTCTTCTAATTTCAAAAGCATCATATTCTGGTGGTGTCATAAGCAGGGCCAGAACCACCTCTTCAAAATCTGACTTCAGAGCTTTTTTCAATGCATCTGCCAGAGGCTAaagatcaagaaaaataataaaattaatttgcaAATCATGTCATACAGTGcaatactgtgcaaaagtaCAAATGCACACAATGTTGGTGGTTTATGACAGCAGAATGCAATTTAGTCAGAATGTCTTATACTGTTTGAACTGAAGTGTCTGTGGATTCAttgcattattatgtttttacaaaGCTTTCTAGcattaaattacaaaaataaacagtTAAGTTATTCTCAGTCagttttatgtaaaaatatattcattttaatttaaaacgttGGAAACTGATTGCACATTTTTCTAATTAGCAGCTTAAATGGGAGATTAAATCCATGTCTAGATTACTAGTATTTAGGATGTTaacagtaaaaaatatataaccatgttagtttaatttaattaatacagtaatcttatttttatataacattAGTATTTATTGATTATTATATTAACTGAACATGACATTTTAAACTAAACTGATATTTATTAGTACTGTAAATTTACTGAGAAAAGTTTGTTACTTACAGTACTAATAGCGGATAACGAAGTTAACTTTAATTTCCCAAAGTTTGCATTAGAAAAATATTGGTTTCCATATGTTTTTAAGTAAACTGAACTTAGAATTTACAGTGATGCTGGTATGCTGTTGACTGTTGCATTGCATTGTAACAACTCTGCTGCTTAATTGTCATGTGACATCAAATAGCAGTGCCCATCAAGTACTGACCCATTTCATGCAAAATCAAACATCTTCTTCTAGAAGAAGTTGTCTACGTTGCCATTGAATCATATTGCACTTCTGTCCTGCTGCtccttaaattatatttaaaaagttgATTCTTCAATAAATCATAAAGGACAACTTTAAAtgccggtttcccagacagggcaaaaaaatgcatatcTGAGCTAtcttaactgaaaacagcttgtactgacatatcttaaaatacgcacactacatgttttttgtaaagtatatttttaaaaactacgTAAATGTCCTAGCTAAGCTAAGGACTAGTCCTAACCTAAACCCTGTTTGGGTAACTGCCCCTATATCTCATGAACTATTTTAGAGCAAATTTTGAACTATTACATTTTCCTCTAAAACTTTCCATACAgaaatagaaaaatctgttagaGGGTATGATGTGCATTTGTGTGCTCACCTTTCCAGTGTTATTCTGAAAAGCTTCTTTGATCTGCTGTCTCTGTGCATTGCTCCTCTTTGCTAACACCTCCACAATAGTGGCTTCATCCACACCTTTATGAGAAAAAAAGACTAAATCATTGCAGTGTTTACATCACAGATCTGTTGTAGGCTACCTTTATGAGCTAAGTCGATAGGGAGCACATCTCATACAGTATGGttcactcactctcatgttgtttcaaacccatGTGACTTTCTTACATTAAACACATAAGGAGTTGTTAAGTATGAGAACCACAGTCACCCCAGCTTCAACATTGTTCAAAGTTTCTTCCGCAAAGAAAGTCAGTGTTCCAAAATTAATTTTTAGGAAGAACTAACACGCAAATGATAATGAATCATACATTTGTCTATATGTTAATATAATATATGTTCTTATATAATACATATATGCTATCATAACACACACTGACCCTTATACACGAAATATAAGTACAATGGTCTTTTAGATCATTTGTCATATTTATCCTATTATC
Coding sequences within it:
- the LOC135774440 gene encoding annexin A1-like; this translates as MAFFQKFLQKINGDDSTRGVKVGPGETAYFGTVKPDPNFNAQNDAEKLKKAIETKGVDEATIVEVLAKRSNAQRQQIKEAFQNNTGKPLADALKKALKSDFEEVVLALLMTPPEYDAFEIRRATKGLGTKESVLSEILGTRSNKEITALNRSFKETYGELLEDIIKKETSGDLEKTLVALCKGTRSEDYNIDDGLAKSDAKSLFEAGENRIGTVCSVFIDVLTSRSEAQLCKIFKFYGQYSKDGLAKDLAGELHGSLEDCLMVLVKAAWNKPALFAEKLNHAMKGLGTNTDTLTRIIVSRSEIDLLKIIQEYKRMYGKTLQEQILKETSGDYEKILLALCGTQ